The Buttiauxella selenatireducens genome has a window encoding:
- the paaD gene encoding 1,2-phenylacetyl-CoA epoxidase subunit PaaD has translation MQTLDVVEPAQVREVWRILGQISDPEIPVLTITDLGMVRSVHHRDDGWHIGFTPTYSGCPATEFLLKAIREAMDQAELHPVHIEQMLHPAWTTDWMTPAAKTRLREYGISPPQGHACHATSAAVDVSCPRCGSLHTSLISEFGSTACKALYRCDSCREPFDYFKCI, from the coding sequence ATGCAAACTCTCGATGTGGTTGAACCGGCACAAGTTCGCGAGGTATGGCGCATTCTCGGGCAAATCAGCGACCCGGAAATCCCGGTGCTGACCATCACCGACCTTGGCATGGTGCGCAGTGTTCATCATCGTGATGACGGTTGGCACATTGGTTTCACGCCAACCTATTCAGGCTGCCCGGCTACCGAGTTTCTGCTTAAGGCGATTCGCGAAGCGATGGATCAGGCTGAGCTGCATCCGGTGCATATCGAGCAGATGCTGCACCCGGCGTGGACCACCGACTGGATGACGCCTGCGGCCAAAACACGTTTGCGTGAATACGGCATCAGCCCGCCACAAGGACACGCTTGCCACGCCACATCAGCCGCCGTGGACGTCAGTTGCCCGCGCTGCGGCAGTTTACACACCTCGCTGATTAGCGAATTCGGTTCCACGGCCTGCAAAGCGTTGTATCGCTGCGATAGCTGCCGTGAACCCTTTGATTACTTTAAATGTATTTGA
- the paaE gene encoding 1,2-phenylacetyl-CoA epoxidase subunit PaaE, with protein sequence MTTFHSLKVARIEQETPEAVAITFEVPADLQTHYAFKPGQHLTLKTRLGGEELRRCYSICRAEQPGEICVAVKAIEGGRFSQYAVTDLVAGVAMDVMIPQGTFGYQPQPETTGNYLALAVGSGITPMLAIVSATLATEPNSRVTLVYGNRSSRSMMFRTALADLKDRYPQRLQLIYLFSQEVQESELLSGRLDGAKIKALGDHLLNVKGFDRTFICGPQSMMLETEAALLEMGVAQQNIFIEHFNTPGTAPSRKSREQAAGKVVTLRQDGRDRKITLDSHDESILDAALRQGADLPYACKGGVCATCRCKVVSGEVEMGVNYSLEPDQLAAGYILSCQALPKGDNVVIDFDAQGL encoded by the coding sequence ATGACGACGTTCCATTCGCTAAAAGTGGCGCGCATTGAGCAGGAAACTCCTGAAGCGGTTGCCATCACGTTTGAAGTGCCTGCGGATTTGCAGACACATTATGCGTTCAAACCCGGCCAGCATTTGACTCTGAAAACGCGTCTGGGCGGTGAAGAACTGCGCCGTTGTTACTCCATTTGTCGCGCCGAACAGCCGGGTGAGATTTGCGTGGCGGTGAAAGCCATTGAAGGCGGACGCTTTTCGCAATACGCCGTCACCGACCTGGTGGCGGGCGTGGCGATGGACGTGATGATCCCGCAGGGGACATTTGGTTACCAACCGCAACCGGAAACCACCGGCAACTATTTAGCACTGGCGGTCGGCTCTGGCATCACGCCAATGCTCGCCATCGTCAGCGCGACACTGGCTACCGAACCCAATAGCCGCGTGACACTGGTTTACGGCAACCGTAGCAGCCGCAGCATGATGTTCCGCACCGCACTTGCCGATCTGAAAGACCGCTACCCGCAGCGCCTGCAACTTATTTACCTGTTTAGCCAGGAAGTACAGGAAAGCGAACTGCTCAGCGGACGTCTTGACGGCGCGAAAATCAAGGCGCTGGGTGACCATCTGCTAAATGTAAAAGGCTTTGATCGGACCTTCATTTGTGGGCCACAGAGCATGATGCTGGAAACCGAAGCCGCGCTGCTGGAAATGGGTGTCGCCCAACAAAACATTTTCATCGAACACTTCAACACGCCCGGCACCGCTCCGAGCCGTAAAAGCCGCGAGCAGGCCGCCGGAAAAGTGGTGACGCTGCGCCAGGACGGGCGCGACCGCAAAATTACGCTCGACTCCCACGACGAAAGCATCCTCGACGCAGCCTTGCGCCAGGGCGCGGATCTGCCCTACGCCTGTAAAGGCGGCGTGTGCGCTACTTGCCGCTGCAAAGTGGTGAGCGGTGAAGTGGAGATGGGCGTCAATTACAGCCTCGAGCCGGATCAACTGGCGGCGGGTTACATCCTGAGTTGCCAGGCACTGCCAAAAGGCGACAACGTCGTGATCGACTTTGACGCGCAGGGGTTGTGA
- the paaF gene encoding 2,3-dehydroadipyl-CoA hydratase PaaF, producing MNELLSSQKQRVLTLTLNRPEARNALNNALLEQLAQALEKAQHDDSVGAVVITGNARFFAAGADLKEMASRDMPATLNDPRPQLWARIERFPKPLLAAVNGYALGAGCELAMLCDIVLAGDNASFGLPEITLGIMPGAGGTQRLIRCVGKALAYRMVLTGEAINATQAQQAGLVAEVTPAALTLEYSQKLAARIAQHAPLALQAAKMALRQAHEISLTQGLQQERQLFTLLAATEDRQEGIAAFLEKRPAAFKGR from the coding sequence ATGAACGAACTGTTAAGCAGCCAAAAACAGCGAGTGCTGACGCTGACGCTAAACCGCCCGGAAGCCCGCAATGCCTTGAACAACGCGCTGCTGGAGCAACTTGCACAGGCACTTGAGAAAGCACAACACGACGACAGCGTTGGCGCAGTGGTTATCACCGGTAATGCACGGTTTTTCGCCGCCGGAGCCGATCTCAAAGAGATGGCCAGCCGTGATATGCCCGCGACCTTAAACGACCCGCGCCCACAGCTTTGGGCGCGCATTGAACGATTCCCTAAGCCTTTGCTGGCAGCCGTCAACGGTTATGCGTTAGGGGCTGGCTGCGAGCTGGCCATGCTTTGCGACATCGTGCTGGCCGGGGATAACGCCAGTTTCGGATTGCCGGAAATCACGCTGGGCATTATGCCAGGCGCTGGCGGGACGCAGCGTCTGATTCGTTGCGTCGGGAAAGCCCTGGCTTACCGCATGGTGTTGACCGGTGAAGCGATTAACGCAACACAGGCGCAGCAGGCGGGGCTGGTTGCGGAGGTCACTCCGGCTGCGTTAACGCTGGAATACAGCCAGAAACTGGCGGCACGTATCGCGCAACATGCGCCGTTGGCGTTGCAGGCAGCAAAAATGGCGCTGCGCCAGGCACACGAGATTTCACTTACACAGGGTTTGCAGCAAGAGCGTCAGCTTTTCACGCTATTGGCTGCGACCGAAGACCGGCAGGAAGGCATCGCCGCATTCCTGGAAAAACGACCCGCTGCGTTTAAAGGACGATAA
- the paaG gene encoding 2-(1,2-epoxy-1,2-dihydrophenyl)acetyl-CoA isomerase PaaG, protein MNFILSDVQHGVMTLTLNRPERLNSFNDEMHRQLAEVLTQAERDDSIRCLLITGAGRAFCAGQDLNDRNVDPTGAAPDLGASVENFYNPLVKRLAKLPKPVIAAVNGVAAGAGATLALGCDMVIAARSANFIMSFSKLGLVPDCGGTWYLPRLAGRARAMGLALMGDKLSAQQALDWGMIWQVVDDESLNDTARQLATHFASQPTFGLGLVKQALYASETNTLNEQLDLERDYQRLAGRSEDYREGVSAFLTKRPPVFKGK, encoded by the coding sequence ATGAATTTCATTCTTAGCGATGTGCAACACGGCGTGATGACGCTGACGCTTAATCGCCCTGAACGCCTGAACAGTTTTAACGATGAAATGCACCGCCAACTGGCTGAGGTTTTGACCCAGGCCGAGCGTGACGACTCCATCCGCTGCCTGCTGATCACGGGCGCAGGGCGCGCATTTTGTGCAGGACAGGACTTAAACGACCGTAACGTCGACCCGACGGGTGCTGCGCCGGACTTAGGCGCGTCGGTGGAAAATTTCTATAACCCGCTGGTTAAGCGCCTGGCAAAACTGCCAAAACCGGTGATCGCCGCGGTTAACGGTGTTGCCGCCGGTGCCGGTGCAACCCTTGCGTTGGGATGCGACATGGTTATCGCAGCACGCTCAGCGAATTTTATTATGTCTTTCAGTAAATTGGGTTTGGTTCCTGACTGTGGTGGCACCTGGTACCTGCCGCGTCTGGCCGGACGGGCGCGCGCCATGGGACTGGCATTGATGGGCGATAAACTCAGCGCGCAGCAGGCTCTCGACTGGGGCATGATCTGGCAAGTCGTTGATGACGAGTCATTAAACGACACCGCCCGACAGCTCGCCACGCACTTTGCCAGCCAGCCGACGTTTGGCCTGGGGCTGGTGAAGCAGGCGCTCTATGCCTCGGAAACCAATACGCTCAATGAACAACTCGACCTGGAGCGTGATTACCAACGCCTGGCGGGACGCAGCGAAGATTATCGCGAAGGGGTGTCGGCATTCCTGACAAAACGCCCTCCGGTGTTTAAGGGGAAATGA
- the paaH gene encoding 3-hydroxyacyl-CoA dehydrogenase PaaH produces MMLTPHSVIAVIGSGTMGAGIAQVAAQAGHQVRIYDIQPGAAARAIDGIATTLSARVTKGKLSETDKNATVNRLLAAQSISELADAALVIEAAAEQIDIKQAIFRELAAVCSPDTTFASNTSSISITAIASGVEHPQRVAGLHFFNPAPVMKLVEVVSGLETSPAVLESLTELALRWGKQPVRCHSTPGFIVNRVARPFYAEAWRALEEQIAPAGVIDAALRDCGGFPMGPLALTDLIGQDVNFAVTCSVFNGFWQERRFLPSLIQQELVLGKRLGKKTGQGVFSWPLNESLPYQAVQPVSAQAGHIQRHGRAAWLNNTDSCDSVTDSSLELDDVWVQVTQGETATQLAKRLQRPVVLLDLVNDWQRSPLVVLAAAAGNTPEQTAKVVRFFQQQGKQVLMLSDYPGMLVWRTVAMLANEASDALQKGVACEQDIDTAMRLGVNYPHGPLAWGAELGWQNVLRLLENLQQHYGEERYRPTSLLRQRALLETQHEH; encoded by the coding sequence ATGATGCTGACTCCACATTCAGTTATCGCCGTGATTGGCAGCGGAACCATGGGGGCAGGAATTGCTCAGGTTGCTGCTCAGGCGGGGCATCAGGTCAGGATTTATGATATCCAGCCAGGCGCCGCGGCGCGTGCCATCGATGGTATCGCCACAACACTCAGCGCTCGGGTGACAAAGGGCAAGCTTTCAGAAACCGACAAAAATGCCACCGTTAACCGTTTACTGGCGGCACAGAGTATTAGTGAACTGGCTGATGCGGCACTGGTGATTGAAGCGGCTGCTGAGCAAATCGATATCAAACAGGCGATTTTCCGTGAGCTTGCAGCGGTGTGCTCGCCCGACACGACGTTCGCCAGTAACACCTCATCAATTTCCATTACCGCGATTGCCAGCGGCGTTGAACACCCGCAGCGCGTTGCTGGGCTGCATTTCTTTAATCCGGCTCCGGTAATGAAACTGGTGGAAGTGGTGAGCGGGCTGGAAACCTCGCCCGCCGTGCTGGAAAGCCTGACTGAACTTGCGCTCCGTTGGGGGAAACAGCCCGTGCGTTGCCACTCCACGCCGGGATTTATTGTCAACCGCGTCGCGCGTCCTTTTTATGCTGAAGCGTGGCGGGCACTGGAAGAACAGATTGCACCCGCTGGCGTGATTGATGCGGCACTGCGCGACTGCGGCGGCTTCCCAATGGGGCCGCTTGCGCTAACAGATTTGATTGGTCAGGACGTTAACTTTGCCGTGACGTGTTCGGTGTTCAACGGCTTCTGGCAGGAGCGACGTTTTTTACCGTCACTGATTCAACAAGAACTGGTGCTGGGTAAACGTCTGGGCAAGAAAACCGGGCAGGGTGTGTTTAGCTGGCCGCTCAATGAATCCTTGCCCTATCAGGCGGTACAGCCCGTCAGTGCGCAAGCCGGGCACATTCAACGCCACGGTCGCGCAGCATGGCTCAATAATACGGATTCTTGTGACAGTGTCACTGATTCATCTCTGGAACTCGATGACGTTTGGGTACAAGTCACACAAGGTGAAACGGCGACTCAACTGGCAAAACGCCTGCAACGCCCAGTGGTATTGCTGGATTTGGTAAATGACTGGCAGCGCTCTCCGCTGGTTGTACTAGCGGCGGCAGCAGGTAATACGCCGGAACAAACCGCCAAAGTGGTTCGTTTCTTCCAGCAGCAGGGCAAACAGGTACTGATGCTGAGCGATTACCCTGGCATGTTGGTGTGGCGCACCGTGGCAATGTTGGCCAATGAAGCGTCGGACGCGCTGCAAAAAGGGGTGGCCTGCGAACAAGACATTGATACCGCCATGCGTCTGGGAGTGAATTATCCACACGGCCCGCTGGCGTGGGGGGCAGAACTTGGCTGGCAGAACGTGCTGCGTCTGCTGGAAAACCTGCAACAACATTACGGCGAGGAGCGCTATCGCCCGACATCGCTGCTGCGTCAACGTGCACTGCTGGAGACTCAACATGAGCATTAA
- the paaI gene encoding hydroxyphenylacetyl-CoA thioesterase PaaI, whose product MSINAWANAREMYARDNCAQQMGIEIQEMGEGFARLTMTITESMLNGHQTCHGGQLFTLADTAFAYACNSQGLAAVASGCSIDFVRPGLAGDTLTAIAQVRTQGRLTGVYDIEILNQHEKTIALFRGRSHRIGTTVSGAKL is encoded by the coding sequence ATGAGCATTAATGCATGGGCCAACGCCCGGGAAATGTACGCCCGCGATAACTGTGCGCAGCAGATGGGTATTGAAATCCAGGAGATGGGTGAAGGTTTTGCACGCCTGACGATGACCATTACGGAATCCATGCTCAACGGCCACCAGACCTGCCACGGCGGGCAACTGTTTACGCTTGCTGACACCGCGTTTGCCTATGCCTGCAACAGCCAGGGGTTGGCAGCCGTAGCATCCGGTTGCAGCATCGATTTTGTCCGGCCTGGGCTTGCGGGCGACACACTTACCGCGATTGCTCAGGTGCGCACGCAGGGGCGTTTAACCGGCGTCTATGACATTGAAATTCTTAATCAGCACGAGAAAACGATAGCCCTGTTCCGCGGGCGTTCGCATCGCATCGGCACAACTGTTTCTGGAGCCAAACTATGA
- the pcaF gene encoding 3-oxoadipyl-CoA thiolase, translating to MNDAFICDGVRTPIGRYGGALSSVRADDLAAIPLKELMARYPNLDWNAVDDVLLGCANQAGEDNRNVARMATLLAGLPQTISGTTINRLCGSGLDALGMAARAIKASDAGLIIAGGVESMSRAPFVMGKATTPFQRQAEMFDTTIGWRFVNPLMAEHFGTDSMPETAENVAELLSITRDDQDAFAWRSQQRAEQARKNGVLAQEIVPVVLKGKKGAVTEVREDEHPRPETTLQQLNGLKAPFRKNGVITAGNASGVNDGAAALIIASEAAAHRHGLTPRTRIVAMATAGVEPRLMGLGPVPATRKVLELAGLSINDMDVIELNEAFAAQALGVLRQLGLPDDASHVNPNGGAIALGHPLGMSGARLALAASHELHRRKGRFALCTMCIGVGQGIALILERVS from the coding sequence ATGAACGACGCATTTATCTGTGACGGTGTAAGAACGCCCATTGGTCGTTACGGCGGAGCACTTTCCTCCGTACGTGCCGATGATCTGGCCGCCATCCCGCTTAAAGAGTTGATGGCGCGTTACCCGAATCTTGACTGGAACGCGGTGGACGATGTTCTCCTCGGCTGTGCAAATCAGGCGGGGGAAGATAACCGTAACGTTGCACGCATGGCGACATTGTTAGCGGGTCTGCCGCAGACAATTTCTGGCACCACGATTAACCGCCTCTGCGGCTCGGGTCTAGATGCGTTAGGTATGGCTGCGCGGGCAATCAAAGCCAGTGATGCCGGGTTAATCATTGCCGGTGGCGTGGAGTCAATGTCACGCGCACCGTTCGTGATGGGCAAGGCAACGACCCCATTCCAGCGGCAGGCAGAGATGTTCGATACCACTATCGGCTGGCGTTTTGTGAACCCGCTCATGGCTGAACACTTTGGTACTGACAGCATGCCGGAAACGGCAGAGAATGTAGCTGAGTTGTTAAGCATAACCCGTGACGATCAAGATGCGTTCGCGTGGCGTAGCCAACAACGTGCAGAGCAAGCACGTAAAAATGGTGTGCTGGCGCAGGAAATCGTACCGGTGGTATTGAAGGGTAAGAAAGGGGCGGTGACGGAAGTTCGCGAAGATGAACATCCTCGTCCTGAAACAACTTTGCAACAACTTAATGGATTGAAAGCACCGTTCCGCAAAAACGGGGTGATCACCGCAGGCAATGCTTCTGGCGTAAACGATGGTGCCGCAGCGCTGATTATTGCAAGCGAAGCTGCTGCCCACCGTCACGGTTTAACGCCACGAACCCGCATTGTGGCGATGGCAACCGCGGGTGTCGAACCGCGCTTGATGGGACTTGGACCGGTACCTGCCACCCGTAAGGTGTTGGAACTGGCCGGACTTTCTATCAACGATATGGATGTCATCGAACTCAATGAGGCCTTTGCCGCGCAGGCGCTGGGAGTGTTACGACAATTGGGGCTGCCTGACGACGCCTCACATGTTAATCCCAACGGCGGCGCGATTGCATTAGGCCATCCATTGGGCATGAGTGGAGCCCGACTGGCGCTAGCCGCCAGCCACGAACTGCATCGTCGCAAGGGACGTTTCGCCCTGTGTACGATGTGTATCGGTGTTGGCCAGGGCATTGCCCTGATCCTTGAGCGTGTGAGCTAA
- the paaK gene encoding phenylacetate--CoA ligase PaaK: MINTTTKLEPIETASLDELQALQTQRMKWTLNHAYNNVPMYKRKFDAVGVHPDDFKELKDIRLFPCTTKQDLRDNYPFDTFAVPMEQVVRIHASSGTTGKPTVVGYTQKDIDTWADIVARSLRAAGGTPKDKIHVAYGYGLFTGGLGAHYGAERLGATVIPMSGGQTEKQAQLIRDFRPDMIMVTPSWCLNLIEELERQMGGDARDCSLRVGVFGAEPWTHAMRREIERRLGITALDIYGLSEVMGPGVAMECLETTDGPTIWEDHFYPEIVDPISGTPLEDGEQGELLFTTLTKEALPVIRYRTRDLTRLLPGTARTMRRMDRITGRSDDMLIIRGVNVFPSQLEEEIVKFEHLAPHYQLEVHRDGHLDTLSVKVELKESSLHLSQEQRCSVCHQLRHRIKSMVGISTDISIVNCGSLPRSEGKAIRVCDLRQAANQ, translated from the coding sequence ATGATAAACACAACAACTAAGCTGGAACCGATTGAAACCGCGTCGCTTGATGAGCTGCAGGCCTTACAAACGCAGCGTATGAAATGGACGCTTAACCACGCCTACAACAACGTGCCGATGTACAAACGTAAATTTGACGCGGTAGGTGTGCATCCTGATGATTTCAAAGAGCTGAAAGATATTCGGCTCTTTCCGTGCACCACAAAACAGGATTTGCGCGATAACTACCCGTTTGACACCTTTGCTGTGCCGATGGAGCAGGTCGTACGTATCCACGCGTCATCTGGCACCACCGGTAAACCAACGGTTGTCGGTTATACGCAAAAAGACATTGATACCTGGGCCGACATCGTTGCCCGTTCTTTGCGTGCTGCCGGCGGTACGCCAAAAGACAAAATTCATGTGGCTTATGGTTACGGCTTATTTACCGGCGGCCTTGGGGCGCACTATGGTGCTGAGCGCCTTGGGGCGACGGTTATCCCAATGTCAGGCGGGCAAACAGAGAAACAGGCTCAGCTTATTCGTGATTTCCGCCCTGATATGATTATGGTGACGCCATCCTGGTGCCTGAATCTGATTGAAGAGCTGGAACGCCAGATGGGCGGGGATGCGCGGGATTGTTCGCTGCGTGTTGGGGTGTTTGGTGCCGAACCGTGGACACACGCCATGCGCCGTGAAATCGAACGTCGCCTGGGGATCACCGCACTGGATATTTACGGTTTGTCTGAAGTGATGGGACCGGGTGTGGCGATGGAGTGTCTGGAAACCACCGACGGCCCGACCATTTGGGAGGATCACTTCTATCCTGAAATCGTCGACCCGATTAGCGGTACACCGCTGGAAGATGGCGAGCAGGGCGAATTGCTGTTTACCACGCTAACCAAAGAAGCGCTGCCGGTGATTCGTTACCGGACACGCGACCTGACCCGCTTACTGCCAGGCACCGCGCGCACAATGCGTCGCATGGACCGCATTACCGGACGTTCAGACGATATGCTGATCATCCGTGGTGTGAATGTGTTCCCGTCGCAGCTCGAAGAAGAGATTGTGAAGTTTGAACACCTTGCGCCGCATTATCAGTTGGAAGTGCATCGCGACGGCCATCTCGACACGCTTTCCGTTAAGGTGGAGCTGAAAGAGAGCAGTTTGCATCTGAGTCAGGAACAGCGTTGTTCTGTCTGCCATCAGTTGCGCCATCGTATTAAGTCCATGGTCGGTATTTCTACGGATATCAGCATTGTGAACTGCGGTAGCCTGCCGCGCTCGGAAGGAAAAGCGATTCGCGTTTGCGATTTACGCCAGGCGGCTAATCAGTAA
- a CDS encoding HVO_A0114 family putative DNA-binding protein: protein MKARIGIMQNELIQKHMLAIVSGKYQRAPDEPKIWFTSLNALGQILNPENIALLRLIAEHQPETITELAALSNRQLSNLSVTLQTLNGYGFVDLIKTGRKVTPKALFTDFEIIVDSAMEARILAS, encoded by the coding sequence ATGAAGGCAAGAATTGGTATCATGCAGAATGAACTTATCCAAAAACATATGCTTGCTATCGTGTCCGGGAAGTATCAACGGGCACCGGATGAACCTAAAATTTGGTTCACATCCCTCAACGCGTTGGGCCAAATCCTCAACCCTGAAAACATCGCACTCTTGCGACTCATAGCCGAACATCAACCTGAAACAATCACTGAACTGGCGGCTTTGTCGAATCGTCAACTCAGTAATTTGTCAGTCACTTTGCAGACGCTAAACGGGTACGGATTTGTTGATCTGATTAAAACGGGTCGCAAAGTCACACCTAAAGCGCTGTTTACCGATTTTGAAATTATCGTCGACAGCGCCATGGAAGCCCGAATTCTCGCCTCGTAA
- a CDS encoding toxin-antitoxin system TumE family protein gives MEREDFGLQWLLELHGVVVHMDDGFWWKAEAWRVPLSVLCPHGIRYSLTLHNKYNTRIFGYDNAHGIRAASNGKFGSRIVRDHVHLTSSDKGHFYEFSSASQLLEDFFKHSDEIIKSRRKR, from the coding sequence ATGGAAAGAGAAGATTTTGGCTTGCAGTGGTTACTGGAACTTCATGGTGTCGTTGTTCATATGGACGATGGGTTTTGGTGGAAAGCTGAAGCCTGGCGCGTTCCACTTTCGGTCCTTTGTCCGCACGGTATTCGTTATTCGTTAACCTTACATAATAAGTACAACACGCGTATTTTTGGTTATGACAATGCACATGGCATCAGAGCGGCTAGCAATGGGAAGTTTGGCAGTCGAATCGTCCGGGATCACGTTCACCTGACATCGTCTGATAAAGGACATTTCTATGAATTTTCCTCAGCGTCACAACTGCTGGAAGATTTTTTTAAACACAGTGATGAGATCATCAAATCAAGGAGAAAGCGATGA
- the paaX gene encoding phenylacetic acid degradation operon negative regulatory protein PaaX, with the protein MSNKLEQFIQQAVSAVPISGTSLIVSLYGDALAHRGGEIWLGSLATMLESLGFGERFVRTSLFRLNKEGWLDVERVGRRSFYRLTEMGQRMTRRAEAKIYRAGQPEWDGKWLLLLSEGLEKNTLQQVKKQLIWQGFGTLAPSLMASPSQNLADVQSLLHEAGVADNVICFEASSPLQASETALKARVEECWLLTDKNERYGEFINSFRPLLPLLREADESELTPLRCFQIQLLLIHFYRRVVLKDPLLPDELLPPHWQGQSARQLCINIYQRVAPGALQFVSEHGETSVGDLPQPGSGYFQRFAGINVNP; encoded by the coding sequence ATGAGCAACAAACTGGAACAGTTTATTCAGCAGGCGGTCAGTGCCGTTCCCATTAGCGGAACATCGCTGATTGTCTCTTTGTACGGTGATGCTCTGGCTCATCGCGGTGGGGAAATCTGGCTTGGAAGCCTTGCGACCATGCTGGAGTCACTCGGTTTCGGCGAACGTTTCGTGCGCACTTCGTTATTCAGACTCAACAAAGAAGGCTGGCTTGACGTGGAACGCGTCGGGCGGCGTAGCTTTTATCGCCTGACCGAGATGGGCCAGCGTATGACCCGCCGTGCTGAAGCAAAAATCTACCGTGCTGGCCAACCTGAATGGGATGGCAAGTGGTTGCTGTTACTTTCTGAAGGGCTTGAGAAAAACACCCTGCAACAGGTAAAAAAACAGCTTATCTGGCAGGGATTTGGCACGCTTGCGCCGAGCCTGATGGCCTCACCGTCGCAAAATCTTGCCGATGTACAGAGCTTGCTGCATGAAGCCGGTGTTGCAGATAACGTCATCTGTTTTGAAGCCAGCTCCCCCCTTCAGGCCTCGGAAACCGCGCTCAAAGCGCGAGTCGAAGAGTGCTGGTTACTCACCGATAAAAATGAACGCTACGGCGAGTTTATTAACTCGTTTCGCCCGTTATTGCCGTTGCTGCGTGAAGCGGACGAGAGCGAACTGACTCCACTGCGCTGTTTCCAGATCCAACTTCTGCTGATCCATTTCTATCGTCGCGTAGTGTTAAAAGACCCACTGCTGCCGGACGAATTGCTGCCGCCGCACTGGCAGGGGCAAAGCGCCCGCCAACTGTGCATCAACATTTATCAACGTGTTGCCCCCGGCGCGCTGCAGTTCGTTAGTGAACATGGCGAAACCTCGGTTGGCGACTTGCCGCAGCCGGGAAGCGGTTATTTCCAGCGTTTTGCTGGTATCAACGTGAATCCGTAA
- the paaY gene encoding phenylacetic acid degradation protein PaaY, whose protein sequence is MPVYQIDGLTPVVPEDSYVHPTAVLIGDVIIGHRVYIGPNASLRGDFGRIIVKDGANVQDNCVMHGFPEQDTIVEEDGHIGHGAILHGCLIGKNVLIGMNAVILDGAQIGENSIVGATAFVKARAEFGANQMILGSPAKFVRELRADEIEWKKKGTREYQELVIRCQQTMHQVEPLREVEANRHEKTMGSVYQPKS, encoded by the coding sequence ATGCCTGTATATCAAATCGATGGGCTTACGCCCGTGGTACCGGAAGACAGTTATGTGCATCCCACAGCCGTATTGATTGGCGATGTGATTATTGGCCATCGGGTATATATCGGGCCCAATGCCAGCTTACGCGGCGACTTTGGGCGCATCATCGTTAAAGATGGCGCTAACGTTCAGGATAATTGCGTGATGCACGGTTTCCCGGAGCAGGACACCATTGTTGAAGAGGACGGGCACATCGGGCATGGTGCGATCCTGCACGGCTGTTTGATTGGCAAAAATGTGTTGATTGGCATGAATGCGGTCATCCTTGATGGCGCACAAATTGGCGAAAACAGTATTGTTGGCGCCACGGCGTTCGTTAAAGCGAGAGCTGAATTTGGCGCCAATCAGATGATCCTGGGCAGCCCGGCAAAATTCGTGCGTGAGTTACGTGCGGATGAAATTGAGTGGAAGAAGAAGGGCACGCGTGAGTATCAGGAACTGGTGATTCGCTGCCAGCAAACGATGCATCAGGTTGAACCGTTGCGTGAAGTTGAAGCCAATCGCCATGAAAAAACGATGGGCAGCGTTTATCAGCCAAAATCGTAG